A window from Triticum aestivum cultivar Chinese Spring chromosome 6D, IWGSC CS RefSeq v2.1, whole genome shotgun sequence encodes these proteins:
- the LOC123144987 gene encoding ubiquitin carboxyl-terminal hydrolase 3 gives MCSDSKEVAAVPQSTHATCAPASPRSAHQSAHAPPRPASPLLSSPLSSSYARREKMGKRWIPLEANPDVMNQFIWGLGVTEGEAQFCDVYGLDDELLAMVPQPVLAVIFLYPLTSLDEKVEEYDASATSTAGGKDSSKKVYFTKQTVGNACGTVGVIHAIGNAASDIKLVEGSYFDRFYKQTADMDPVQRAVFLEEDDEMEGAHSVAATAGDTDVNVEVNEHFVCFSCVDGELYELDGRKSKPISHGPSSPETLLQDAAKVIKARIATNPNSLNFNVMVLSKQ, from the exons ATGTGCTCGGACTCCAAGGAAGTTGCTGCTGTACCACAGTCAACACACGCCACCTGCGCCCCCGCTTCGCCGCGCAGCGCACACCAATCtgcccacgcgccgccccgccccgcctcgcctctcctctcctctcctctctcttctTCCTACGCGCGCCGAGAGAAGATGGGGAAGCGATGGATCCCGCTCGAGGCCAACCCCGACGTCATGAACCAG TTCATCTGGGGACTGGGAGTCACCGAGGGGGAGGCGCAGTTCTGCGACGTCTACGGCCTCGACGACGAGCTGCTCGCCATGGTGCCCCAGCCCGTCCTCGCCGTCATCTTCCTCTACCCGCTCACCTCCCTG GATGAGAAGGTGGAGGAATACGATGCTTCTGCCACCTCTACGGCAGGGGGCAAG GATTCAAGCAAGAAGGTGTACTTTACAAAACAGACTGTTGGCAACGCTTGTGGAACAGTTGGTGTTATTCATGCAATAGGGAATGCTGCATCCGACATCAAGCTGG TTGAGGGATCTTATTTTGATAGGTTTTATAAACAAACAGCTGATATGGATCCAGTTCAG CGTGCTGTCTTTCTCGAggaggatgatgagatggagggtGCTCATTCTGTTGCTGCTACTGCTGGTGACACTGAC GTAAACGTTGAGGTGAATGAACATTTTGTCTGTTTCTCCTGTGTTGATG GTGAACTTTACGAGCTTGATGGGCGAAAATCAAAACCGATATCTCATGGCCCTTCATCACCTGAGACCTTGCTGCAG GATGCTGCAAAAGTCATCAAGGCCAGAATTGCGACGAACCCTAACTCGTTGAACTTCAACGTCATGGTTCTTTCAAAACAGTGA
- the LOC123144986 gene encoding protein ROLLING AND ERECT LEAF 2, which produces MGMAWSRQQGDAARAAAREHTRRCRERRRLMREAVRARRQLAASHAGYLASLGLVASALTHFALGEPLPVSDHTPPAVLVHRPAPAPSTPPPLLRSIQPAQQDGAAAAEAPPAAAARTEGGVVGGEDLRVAVRHRSLAEVAAGLEEYFLRASAAGDPVSKLLEASNAEYSGGRSSFFGVLCCMSSPSVSHDRIDSMHDRIGKRHSSTLQQLMVWEKKLYKEVKARERLQIHHDKKLAALRDQEYSRKVNVDIQKLKGAWDRARAQLATASEAAHAGSAAISELRDTHLARQVLGLCHATRDMWKAMRQHHEAQGLIAQQLRGLSGRTSMDATTEIQHGATRALEATMSAWCAALGHLAKHQRDYVAALHGWLKLTLAPSADGAPASPVAAELAAFVDRWRQALDGVHCAEVLKSIKNFAGATHALYAHQGDELRAARRVAQCTRELDRKSRMLRQVEKSHYDSYAPAGLALWNRGRHWMEHDMRQVHHAHNEVVQRKEEIDACRRKLEGEMKRHAMAIDATRSSAVAGVQRTLPAVFQAMATFSAALATALDAVCRHGGYVQ; this is translated from the exons ATGGGGATGGCGTGGTCGCGGCAGCAGGGGGACGCGGCCCGCGCGGCGGCGCGGGAGCACACGAGGCGGTGCAGGGAGCGGCGCCGGCTCATGAGGGAGGCCGTGCGGGCGCGGCGCCAGCTCGCCGCCTCGCACGCCGGCTACCTCGCCTCGCTCGGCCTCGTGGCGTCCGCGCTCACCCACTTCGCGCTCGGCGAGCCGCTCCCCGTGTCCGACCACACGCCGCCCGCCGTGCTCGTGCACCGCCCGGCCCCCGCcccctccacgccgccgccgctcctccgcTCCATCCAGCCGGCGCAGCAGGAcggcgctgccgctgccgaggcgcCTCCCGCAGCCGCCGCCCGGACGGAGGGCGGCGTCGTTGGCGGGGAGGACCTGCGGGTGGCGGTGAGGCACCGGAGCCTCGCGGAGGTTGCCGCGGGGCTGGAGGAGTACTTCCTCAGGGCTAGCGCCGCCGGCGACCCGGTGTCGAAACTCCTCGAGGCCAGCAACGCCGAGTACAGTG GTGGACGGAGCAGCTTCTTTGGCGTGCTTTGCTGCATGTCGTCGCCGTCAGTTTCGCACGACCGGATCGACAGCATGCACGACCGGATCGGCAAGCGGCATAGCTCTACACTGCAGCAACTCATGGTCTGGGAGAAGAAGCTGTACAAGGAGGTGAAGGCGAGGGAGCGGCTGCAGATCCATCACGACAAGAAGCTGGCGGCGCTCCGGGACCAGGAGTACAGCAGGAAGGTCAACGTGGACATCCAGAAGCTCAAGGGCGCGTGGGACAGGGCGCGCGCGCAGCTCGCCACGGCGTCCGAGGCCGCGCACGCCGGCTCCGCGGCCATCTCCGAGCTCCGGGACACCCACCTCGCGCGCCAGGTGCTGGGGCTCTGCCACGCCACGCGCGACATGTGGAAGGCCATGCGCCAGCACCACGAGGCGCAGGGCCTGATCGCGCAGCAGCTGCGCGGGCTCAGCGGCCGGACGTCCATGGACGCTACGACGGAGATCCAGCACGGGGCGACGCGGGCGCTGGAGGCCACCATGTCGGCCTGGTGCGCCGCCCTGGGCCACCTGGCCAAGCACCAGCGCGACTACGTCGCCGCCCTGCACGGCTGGCTCAAGCTGACGCTGGCGCCGTCCGCGGACGGCGCCCCGGCCTCCCCcgtcgccgcggagctcgccgccttcgTCGACCGGTGGAGGCAGGCGCTGGACGGCGTGCACTGCGCCGAGGTGCTCAAGTCCATCAAGAACTTCGCCGGCGCCACCCACGCGCTCTACGCGCACCAGGGCGACGAGCTCCGGGCGGCGCGCCGGGTCGCGCAGTGCACCCGCGAGCTGGACCGCAAGTCCCGGATGCTGCGGCAGGTGGAGAAGAGCCACTACGACTCGTACGCGCCGGCGGGGCTCGCGCTGTGGAACCGGGGGAGGCACTGGATGGAGCACGACATGCGGCAGGTGCACCACGCGCACAACGAGGTGGTGCAGCGCAAGGAGGAGATCGACGCGTGCCGGAGGAAGCTCGAGGGCGAGATGAAGAGGCACGCTATGGCCATCGACGCCACCAGGTCCTCGGCGGTCGCCGGCGTGCAGAGGACGCTGCCGGCGGTGTTCCAGGCCATGGCCACCTTCTCGGCGGCGCTTGCCACCGCTCTCGACGCGGTGTGCAGACACGGCGGCTATGTGCAGTAG